A section of the Streptomyces sp. SCL15-4 genome encodes:
- a CDS encoding flavin reductase family protein encodes MTGGITDTVRGVDADSFRAALARFASGVVVVTARDALGEPHGFTASSFCSVSLRPPLVLVCLAETATSYDTFTRAADCGISILAHDQTGVARRFATRGADKFTDGAFETLPNGTPAVRGALATLACRVRQRHTAGDHMILVAEVTHTGEGEGHPMLYFGGSFRELAP; translated from the coding sequence ATGACCGGTGGCATCACCGATACGGTGCGGGGCGTCGACGCCGACAGCTTCCGGGCGGCGCTGGCCCGGTTCGCCAGCGGAGTGGTGGTGGTCACCGCGCGCGACGCGCTCGGGGAGCCGCACGGCTTCACCGCCAGCTCGTTCTGCTCGGTGTCGCTGCGGCCGCCGCTCGTGCTCGTCTGTCTCGCCGAGACCGCCACGTCGTACGACACGTTCACCCGGGCCGCCGACTGCGGGATCAGCATCCTCGCCCACGACCAGACGGGCGTCGCGCGGCGGTTCGCCACCCGCGGCGCCGACAAGTTCACGGACGGCGCCTTCGAGACGCTGCCCAACGGCACACCGGCGGTGCGCGGCGCACTGGCCACGCTCGCCTGCCGGGTCCGGCAGCGGCACACCGCGGGCGACCACATGATCCTCGTCGCGGAGGTCACCCACACCGGGGAGGGCGAGGGGCATCCGATGCTCTACTTCGGCGGCTCCTTCCGGGAGCTGGCTCCCTGA
- a CDS encoding 3-hydroxyacyl-CoA dehydrogenase NAD-binding domain-containing protein → MTGPVRTVTVVGAGTIGLAWTTLFLAHGLDVRLSTRRTDAERAALEAVELFAPSLPSPPADPARLLDRLTIEPDVAKAVAGTDLVQENIREQLSLKQELFAEAERAAPGHALLLSSSSSLSADALGATMDDPSGLLVGHPFNPAHLMPLVELVPGTRTRPDAVERAAAFYRSLGKVPVALRRPMAGTPANRLQSALFREAVHLVAEGYLTAEEVDAVVTGSLGLRWAAVGPFQAFHLGGGPGGLRRMLGAVGDRMAAEWEHLGTPGLTDDTVHTLAAQTERAYGQGADAYRRLAAARDARQGAVLAALRAGEGTGRADP, encoded by the coding sequence ATGACCGGGCCCGTACGCACCGTCACCGTGGTCGGCGCGGGCACCATCGGCCTGGCCTGGACCACGCTTTTCCTCGCCCACGGCCTCGACGTACGGCTCAGCACCCGCAGGACCGACGCCGAACGGGCGGCGCTCGAGGCGGTGGAACTGTTCGCACCCTCGCTGCCCTCGCCGCCCGCCGACCCGGCCCGGCTGCTGGACCGGCTCACGATCGAGCCGGACGTGGCCAAGGCGGTCGCCGGCACCGATCTGGTGCAGGAGAACATCCGCGAGCAACTCTCCCTGAAGCAGGAGCTGTTCGCCGAGGCCGAGCGGGCTGCGCCGGGCCACGCGCTGCTGCTGTCCTCGTCCTCGTCCCTGTCCGCGGACGCGCTGGGCGCCACCATGGACGACCCTTCGGGCCTGCTGGTCGGCCACCCGTTCAACCCCGCGCATCTGATGCCGCTGGTGGAACTGGTCCCGGGCACCCGCACCCGGCCCGACGCCGTCGAGCGCGCGGCCGCGTTCTACCGGTCCCTGGGCAAGGTGCCGGTCGCGCTGCGCCGCCCCATGGCCGGCACCCCCGCGAACCGGCTGCAGTCGGCCCTGTTCCGGGAGGCCGTGCACCTAGTCGCCGAGGGATACCTCACGGCGGAGGAGGTGGACGCCGTGGTGACCGGCTCGCTCGGCCTGCGCTGGGCGGCGGTCGGTCCGTTCCAGGCGTTCCATCTCGGCGGCGGTCCCGGAGGCCTGCGGCGGATGCTGGGCGCCGTCGGGGACCGGATGGCCGCGGAGTGGGAGCACCTGGGCACGCCCGGGCTCACCGACGACACCGTGCACACGCTCGCCGCGCAGACCGAGCGGGCGTACGGGCAGGGCGCCGACGCCTACCGGCGGCTGGCCGCCGCCCGGGACGCGCGCCAAGGGGCCGTGCTCGCCGCGCTGCGGGCCGGCGAGGGCACCGGGAGGGCCGATCCATGA
- a CDS encoding LLM class flavin-dependent oxidoreductase: MEFGVTFFPTVGPADKDGATYYDEALSVAEHADALGFQHVKIVEHYFFRYGGYSPDPVTFLAAAAARTRRIRLITGTVLPAFTHPVKLAGKLAMLDNLSHGRLEVGFGRAFLPDEFAAFGVSIDDSRALFEENVEAIRRLWTEEDVVWEGRFHKFGPVTLQPRPVQRPHPPTHVATAMSLESCESAGRAGHHLLLVPATSSVEKAQEMLGAYRAARAAAGHEGPGRVQFSYPTYVAEDGDEARRLARKDDEEYNQRMSEAVSAWGRVSSSAYPGYDRILEATRSYDFDKKLEADKLLAGSPAEVRAQVERIQGWFGPDVTLSLTIHSGLLPVEVANRSMELFARQVAPHFATPAR; this comes from the coding sequence GTGGAATTCGGAGTGACCTTCTTCCCGACCGTGGGTCCCGCCGACAAGGACGGCGCGACCTACTACGACGAGGCGCTGTCCGTCGCCGAGCACGCCGACGCGCTGGGCTTCCAGCACGTGAAGATCGTCGAGCACTACTTCTTCCGGTACGGCGGCTACAGCCCCGACCCGGTCACCTTCCTGGCCGCCGCGGCCGCCCGCACCCGCCGCATCCGGCTGATCACCGGCACCGTGCTGCCCGCGTTCACCCACCCCGTCAAGCTCGCGGGCAAGCTCGCCATGCTGGACAACCTCTCGCACGGCCGGCTGGAGGTGGGCTTCGGCCGGGCCTTCCTGCCCGACGAGTTCGCGGCCTTCGGCGTCTCCATCGACGACAGCCGCGCCCTGTTCGAGGAGAACGTGGAGGCGATCCGCCGCCTGTGGACCGAGGAGGACGTGGTCTGGGAAGGCCGCTTCCACAAGTTCGGCCCGGTGACCCTGCAGCCTCGCCCGGTGCAGCGGCCGCACCCGCCGACCCATGTCGCCACCGCCATGAGCCTCGAGTCCTGCGAGTCCGCGGGACGCGCCGGACACCACCTGCTGCTCGTACCCGCGACCTCGTCCGTCGAGAAGGCCCAGGAGATGCTCGGCGCCTACCGGGCGGCGCGCGCCGCGGCGGGCCACGAGGGACCGGGCCGCGTGCAGTTCAGCTACCCCACCTATGTCGCCGAGGACGGCGACGAGGCACGCCGCCTGGCCCGCAAGGACGACGAGGAGTACAACCAGCGGATGTCCGAGGCCGTCTCCGCGTGGGGGCGCGTCTCCAGCAGCGCCTACCCGGGCTACGACAGGATCCTCGAGGCCACCCGCAGCTACGACTTCGACAAGAAGCTGGAGGCGGACAAGCTGCTGGCCGGGTCGCCGGCCGAGGTCCGCGCCCAAGTGGAGCGCATCCAGGGCTGGTTCGGTCCGGACGTCACCCTCAGCCTGACCATCCACTCCGGGCTGCTGCCCGTGGAGGTCGCCAACCGCTCGATGGAGCTGTTCGCACGGCAGGTGGCACCGCACTTCGCCACGCCGGCGCGATGA
- a CDS encoding MarR family winged helix-turn-helix transcriptional regulator, whose protein sequence is MGRTSANPPQGPDEQREASGEVASALAVVGNWMFSTAARRRIMAASGLELSLGDYTLLAQISQHAPVRLSVLADLMEVDKSTLTPPAKRLEARGFIVREPDPADARAQLVSVSRSGKLAVRKLWQARAAIVAELMEDWSTADIKSLATQLAAFAEAIEKKG, encoded by the coding sequence ATGGGACGCACGTCAGCCAATCCACCTCAGGGACCGGACGAACAGCGCGAAGCATCCGGTGAGGTGGCGTCGGCTCTCGCCGTGGTGGGGAACTGGATGTTCTCCACGGCGGCGCGGCGCCGCATCATGGCGGCCTCGGGTCTCGAACTGTCGCTCGGGGACTACACGTTGCTGGCCCAGATCTCCCAGCACGCACCCGTGCGGCTGTCGGTCCTGGCGGACCTCATGGAGGTCGACAAGTCCACGCTCACCCCGCCCGCCAAGCGGCTGGAGGCCCGCGGGTTCATCGTCCGCGAGCCCGACCCGGCGGACGCCCGCGCCCAGCTGGTCAGTGTCAGCAGGTCCGGCAAGCTCGCCGTCCGCAAGCTCTGGCAGGCGCGGGCCGCCATCGTGGCGGAGCTGATGGAGGACTGGAGCACCGCCGACATCAAGAGCCTGGCCACCCAGCTGGCCGCATTCGCCGAAGCGATCGAGAAGAAGGGGTAG
- a CDS encoding MFS transporter gives MTRLGTQDGASGGDTTTPSPDTRRSQDRTAPPWVIVTLACLGQFMVLLDVSIVNVALPSIQTGLGFSDTGLQWVVNAYTLAFAGFLMLGGRAGDLLGRKRVYIAGIAVFTAASLVGGLAGSPGVLIVARVVQGVGAAFLSPITLALLTTTFPEGPRRASALGLWSAVAGGAGAVGSIAGGLLTGYLSWRWILLVNIPIGIALIAACVRYLDYRRSEGPRRLDVLGAATVTLALLALVYGIVNTASYGWTSVQVLPPLVVGVLLLALFCFIEERVAKVPLIRLGLLRARSVAGGNLVGLLMNAAFLSMWYFVSLYVQNVRGFSPVQAGLAFLPHTVMVMVGARLSSRLISKAGTRPLILAGALSALAGFVWQAQLGPHSNFVLMVVLPGMLMALGVGLVFTPVAAAATSGVAPADAGVVSGLLNTSRQIGGALGLAILTTIATSRIQSLSGDAQPTPDNLVSGYGLAFLVAAAFVVLGAASALVLPRIAKNRS, from the coding sequence GTGACCCGCTTAGGGACCCAGGACGGCGCGAGTGGCGGCGACACCACCACTCCGTCTCCCGACACCCGGCGGTCCCAGGACCGCACCGCACCACCCTGGGTGATCGTCACCCTCGCCTGTCTCGGCCAGTTCATGGTCCTGCTCGACGTCTCCATCGTGAACGTCGCGTTACCGTCCATCCAGACCGGCCTCGGCTTCAGCGACACCGGACTGCAATGGGTCGTGAACGCCTACACCCTCGCGTTCGCCGGCTTCCTCATGCTCGGCGGCCGGGCCGGCGACCTGCTCGGCCGCAAGCGCGTCTACATAGCCGGCATCGCCGTGTTCACCGCGGCGAGCCTCGTAGGCGGCCTCGCGGGCAGCCCCGGCGTCCTGATCGTCGCCCGCGTCGTGCAGGGCGTCGGCGCCGCCTTCCTGTCGCCGATCACCCTGGCCCTGCTCACCACCACCTTCCCCGAGGGACCCAGACGGGCCTCCGCGCTGGGACTGTGGAGCGCGGTGGCGGGCGGCGCCGGCGCGGTCGGCTCCATCGCCGGCGGGCTGCTCACCGGCTATCTGTCCTGGCGCTGGATCCTCCTGGTCAACATCCCCATCGGCATCGCGCTCATCGCGGCCTGCGTGCGCTACCTCGACTACCGGCGCAGCGAGGGCCCGCGCCGCCTGGACGTCCTGGGCGCCGCCACCGTCACCCTCGCCCTCCTCGCCCTCGTCTACGGCATCGTCAACACCGCCTCGTACGGCTGGACTTCCGTGCAAGTGCTGCCGCCGCTGGTCGTCGGCGTCCTGCTGCTCGCGCTGTTCTGCTTCATCGAGGAGCGCGTCGCCAAGGTCCCGCTGATCCGGCTCGGCCTGCTGCGCGCCCGCTCGGTGGCCGGCGGCAATCTGGTGGGCCTCCTGATGAACGCCGCGTTCCTGTCGATGTGGTACTTCGTCTCGCTGTACGTGCAGAACGTGCGCGGCTTCAGTCCCGTCCAAGCCGGACTGGCCTTCCTGCCGCACACGGTGATGGTGATGGTCGGCGCGCGGCTCAGCTCCCGGCTCATCTCCAAGGCGGGCACCCGCCCGCTCATCCTGGCCGGTGCGCTCAGCGCGCTCGCCGGCTTCGTCTGGCAGGCCCAGCTCGGCCCGCACAGCAACTTCGTCCTGATGGTCGTCCTGCCCGGCATGCTGATGGCGCTCGGCGTCGGCCTGGTCTTCACCCCCGTCGCCGCGGCAGCCACCTCAGGGGTCGCGCCCGCCGACGCGGGAGTGGTCTCCGGGCTGCTCAACACCTCACGCCAGATCGGCGGCGCCCTCGGTCTCGCCATCCTCACCACCATCGCGACGAGCCGTATCCAGTCGCTCTCCGGTGACGCTCAGCCCACTCCCGACAACCTGGTCTCCGGCTACGGCCTGGCCTTCCTGGTGGCCGCGGCCTTCGTGGTCCTCGGCGCGGCGTCGGCACTCGTCCTGCCCCGCATCGCCAAGAACCGCTCCTGA
- a CDS encoding CocE/NonD family hydrolase encodes MSTDKSRLTYPHLYFREPNPLADGNYPGFAPGSRVADGMRIDRDVEIPVRDGSVLYADVHRPADPGAAPLPVLISWGPYGKHGGRSTAPSRSAASGVDPSWVSEYAAIEAPDPLYWCGHGYAVVYVDPRGTWSTPGDYTLASEQEAQDFHDAIEWAGTRDWSNGKVGLSGVSYLSIAQWRVAATRPPHLAAINPWEGLTDFYRDIAYHGGIPETGFMEVFARHSLGYSSTRVEDLERLAAEHPFDDAYWDAKRAVLENVEVPAYVVASWSNQGLHGRGTLEGFKRISSPDKWLEVHGRKTWEYYYRPENLASQLQFFDWALKGEDNGWTDRPKVLTEVRERANAGYVTEEREWPIARTEYVPLHLDAARGALVDKPPLAEAEVSYPVQDGDAVGGTRFTHEFTERTRLTGHAKLRLWLEARGSDDADVFVALRKKDAAGREVPFPFFALYDNGPVALGWLRASHRALDEQRSTPWQPWHRHDREELLEPGVPVALDIEIWPSSTVFEPGERLELIVQAGDVVTGVLPGHRVTRNAGDHIIRTGGRFDSHLLVPVVADE; translated from the coding sequence TTGAGCACCGACAAGTCCCGACTGACCTACCCGCACCTGTACTTCCGTGAGCCCAACCCGCTCGCGGACGGCAACTACCCCGGATTCGCGCCGGGTTCGCGTGTCGCCGACGGGATGCGCATCGACCGCGACGTCGAGATCCCGGTCCGGGACGGCAGCGTCCTGTACGCCGACGTGCACCGGCCCGCCGACCCCGGCGCGGCGCCGCTGCCCGTGCTGATCTCCTGGGGCCCGTACGGCAAGCACGGCGGCCGCAGCACCGCCCCCAGCCGCAGCGCCGCCAGTGGTGTCGACCCGTCCTGGGTCTCCGAGTACGCGGCGATCGAGGCCCCGGACCCGCTGTACTGGTGCGGCCACGGCTACGCGGTGGTCTACGTCGACCCGCGCGGCACCTGGAGCACTCCCGGCGACTACACCCTGGCCTCCGAGCAGGAGGCGCAGGACTTCCACGACGCCATCGAGTGGGCCGGCACCCGCGACTGGTCCAACGGCAAGGTCGGCCTGTCCGGTGTCTCGTACCTGAGCATCGCCCAGTGGCGGGTGGCCGCCACCCGGCCGCCGCACCTGGCCGCCATCAACCCGTGGGAGGGCCTGACCGACTTCTACCGGGACATCGCCTACCACGGCGGCATCCCGGAGACCGGCTTCATGGAGGTGTTCGCCCGGCACAGCCTCGGCTACTCCTCCACCCGCGTCGAGGACCTGGAGCGCCTCGCCGCCGAGCACCCCTTCGACGACGCCTACTGGGACGCCAAGCGAGCGGTCCTGGAGAACGTCGAGGTACCCGCGTACGTCGTGGCCAGCTGGTCCAACCAGGGCCTGCACGGCCGCGGCACCCTGGAGGGCTTCAAGCGCATCTCCTCGCCCGACAAGTGGCTGGAGGTGCACGGCCGCAAGACCTGGGAGTACTACTACCGGCCCGAGAACCTCGCCAGCCAGCTCCAGTTCTTCGACTGGGCGTTGAAGGGCGAGGACAACGGCTGGACCGACCGGCCGAAGGTGCTCACCGAGGTGCGCGAGCGGGCGAACGCCGGCTATGTCACCGAGGAGCGGGAGTGGCCCATCGCCCGCACCGAGTACGTGCCGCTGCACCTGGACGCGGCGCGGGGCGCCCTCGTCGACAAGCCGCCGCTGGCCGAGGCCGAGGTGAGCTACCCCGTCCAGGACGGCGACGCGGTCGGCGGGACCCGCTTCACCCACGAGTTCACCGAGCGCACCCGGCTCACCGGCCACGCCAAGCTGCGGCTGTGGCTGGAGGCCCGGGGCTCCGACGACGCCGACGTCTTCGTCGCGCTGCGCAAGAAGGACGCGGCCGGCCGCGAGGTGCCGTTCCCGTTCTTCGCGCTGTACGACAACGGCCCCGTCGCCCTCGGCTGGCTCAGGGCCAGCCACCGGGCCCTGGACGAGCAGCGCTCCACGCCGTGGCAGCCCTGGCACCGGCACGACCGCGAGGAACTCCTCGAGCCCGGCGTCCCGGTCGCCCTCGACATCGAGATCTGGCCCTCCTCGACAGTCTTCGAGCCGGGCGAGCGCCTCGAACTGATCGTCCAGGCGGGTGACGTCGTCACCGGTGTGCTGCCCGGACACCGCGTCACCCGCAACGCCGGCGACCACATCATCCGTACCGGCGGCCGGTTCGACAGCCATCTGCTCGTCCCGGTCGTCGCGGACGAGTAA
- a CDS encoding quinone oxidoreductase family protein, which translates to MRAVLLKDFGPPDQLTVADVPDPRPAPGEVTIRVAAVGIQFLETQVRSGMMRGALGGAPLPVVLGKEIAGEVIEAGAGVDTSLIGSRVLATTGGTGGYAELATAPAEGLVPVPDGLDFRDAVALYRYGATARGLIDAARVTAGDRVLVQAAAGAVGTILVQLLKRAGATVIGTARGAAKLGLVKELGADHVVDYSLPGWTDQVRQAAQGAVEVVYDHIGGELGRDSFSLLAPGSGRQIVFGFSSGQPLDVKPMELFGRGLTLTGFSAGLIWNRPAYARELVTDVLDLAVAGEIKPVVGQSYPLERAAEAHAAVEARSTIGKTLLIP; encoded by the coding sequence GTGCGTGCCGTCCTGCTGAAAGATTTCGGTCCCCCGGACCAGCTGACCGTCGCCGATGTCCCGGACCCGCGCCCCGCCCCGGGCGAGGTGACGATCCGGGTGGCCGCCGTCGGCATCCAGTTCCTGGAAACCCAGGTCCGCTCCGGCATGATGCGCGGGGCCCTGGGCGGCGCGCCCCTGCCCGTTGTCCTCGGCAAGGAGATCGCGGGCGAGGTGATCGAGGCCGGGGCAGGCGTCGACACGTCGCTCATCGGCAGCCGGGTCCTCGCCACCACCGGCGGCACCGGCGGTTACGCCGAACTGGCCACCGCGCCCGCCGAAGGGCTCGTCCCGGTGCCCGACGGGCTGGACTTCCGGGACGCCGTCGCGCTCTACCGCTACGGAGCCACCGCCCGCGGCCTGATCGACGCCGCGCGTGTCACCGCGGGCGACCGGGTCCTGGTGCAGGCCGCCGCCGGCGCCGTCGGCACGATCCTCGTCCAGCTGCTCAAGCGGGCCGGCGCGACGGTGATCGGCACGGCCCGCGGCGCCGCCAAGCTCGGCCTCGTCAAGGAGCTGGGCGCCGACCACGTCGTCGACTACTCGCTGCCCGGCTGGACCGACCAGGTGCGCCAGGCCGCCCAGGGTGCCGTCGAGGTCGTCTACGACCACATCGGCGGCGAACTCGGACGCGACTCGTTCTCGCTGCTCGCTCCGGGCTCCGGCCGCCAGATCGTGTTCGGCTTCTCCAGCGGGCAGCCGCTCGACGTCAAGCCCATGGAGCTGTTCGGCCGCGGCCTGACCCTGACCGGCTTCAGCGCGGGCCTGATCTGGAACCGGCCCGCGTACGCCCGCGAGCTGGTCACCGACGTGCTGGACCTGGCGGTCGCCGGCGAGATCAAGCCGGTCGTCGGCCAGAGCTACCCGCTGGAGCGGGCGGCCGAGGCGCATGCCGCCGTGGAGGCGCGCAGCACCATCGGCAAGACCCTGCTCATCCCGTGA
- a CDS encoding NmrA family NAD(P)-binding protein produces MTTASKIFVAGATGLLGGQIVSSLLDQGASVRALVRPGTDGDKKAALTALEARGLELVEGDITDPVDKLAAAIGDATTVISAIQGGPDLIVDGQVNLVRAAEQAGARRFIPSDFAIDINKLDDSDNVMIGWRRQAAAAYGDTSLDVISVLNGAFYEVMIGFMGIVDWEAGTVSHFGDADQPLDMTSVPDTAAFTAAVALDPQAKGPQRFAGEVLSMREFHQTLERATGRSLTLKNLGTADELRAEITRQAGATQNPFEYVGLQYQWCMVTGKAKFDSLDNAKYPQVKPVSLEDFVRKNAPKA; encoded by the coding sequence ATGACCACCGCATCCAAGATCTTCGTGGCCGGTGCCACCGGCCTGCTGGGCGGCCAGATCGTCAGCTCCCTGCTCGACCAGGGCGCCTCCGTGCGCGCACTGGTGCGGCCGGGCACCGACGGCGACAAGAAGGCCGCCCTCACGGCCCTGGAAGCCCGCGGCCTGGAGCTCGTCGAGGGTGACATCACCGACCCGGTGGACAAGCTGGCGGCCGCGATCGGCGACGCCACCACCGTCATCTCGGCCATCCAGGGCGGCCCGGACCTGATCGTGGACGGGCAGGTGAACCTGGTGCGCGCCGCCGAGCAGGCCGGTGCCCGCCGCTTCATCCCGTCCGACTTCGCCATCGACATCAACAAGCTGGACGACAGCGACAACGTCATGATCGGCTGGCGTCGGCAGGCCGCGGCCGCGTACGGCGACACCAGCCTCGACGTGATCTCCGTGCTCAACGGCGCCTTCTACGAGGTCATGATCGGCTTCATGGGGATCGTCGACTGGGAGGCGGGCACCGTCTCCCACTTCGGCGACGCCGACCAGCCGCTCGACATGACCTCGGTTCCCGACACCGCCGCCTTCACCGCCGCGGTCGCCCTCGACCCGCAGGCCAAGGGCCCTCAGCGGTTCGCCGGTGAGGTGCTGTCGATGCGCGAGTTCCACCAGACCCTGGAGCGGGCCACCGGCCGCAGCCTCACCTTGAAGAACCTCGGCACCGCCGACGAACTGCGTGCCGAGATCACCCGCCAGGCCGGCGCCACCCAGAACCCGTTCGAGTACGTGGGTCTGCAGTACCAGTGGTGCATGGTGACGGGCAAGGCGAAGTTCGACAGCCTGGACAACGCCAAGTACCCGCAGGTCAAGCCCGTTTCGCTGGAGGACTTCGTCCGGAAGAACGCGCCCAAGGCGTGA
- a CDS encoding sensor histidine kinase codes for MADTPLWDGHGMLRGALALLTVLVYAGLPTLLDVDASTCRPRRLCAPVALLPVLALAPMLVLMPGALGYPVLALVVSVVALDCRRRIGGMLWAQQRRIVEERKRTLRESRRLRRDMHDVLGYSLSAITVKAELVDRYLVQNDARVREEVAELLALSRRTLAEMRSFSSAARQLSLGVELASVRRVLAAAGVDTMVCGDASEVNDPALGAALSLVLREGATNILRHSRARLCRITLSTHDGMVMLRLSNDGYEGEIEGGDPLGTGLASLSSRLTAFDGTLTWTHEGGWFHLTACAPESVASYGTFVAS; via the coding sequence GTGGCCGACACCCCCCTGTGGGACGGCCACGGGATGCTGCGGGGCGCGCTCGCCCTGCTGACCGTGTTGGTCTACGCGGGGCTGCCGACCCTGTTGGACGTGGATGCGTCGACCTGCAGGCCGCGCCGCCTGTGCGCTCCCGTGGCGCTGCTGCCCGTGCTCGCGCTGGCGCCGATGCTGGTGCTCATGCCGGGCGCGCTCGGCTATCCCGTCCTGGCCCTGGTGGTGTCGGTGGTGGCGCTCGACTGCCGACGGCGTATCGGAGGGATGCTCTGGGCCCAGCAGCGCAGAATCGTCGAGGAACGAAAGCGGACCCTGCGTGAGAGCCGCCGGCTGCGGCGGGACATGCACGACGTGCTCGGCTACAGCCTGTCGGCCATCACGGTCAAGGCGGAACTCGTCGACCGGTATCTGGTGCAGAACGACGCGCGGGTGAGGGAGGAGGTGGCCGAGCTGCTGGCGCTGTCCCGCAGGACGCTCGCCGAGATGCGCTCCTTCTCCTCGGCCGCGCGGCAGCTCTCCCTCGGTGTCGAACTGGCCTCGGTGCGCCGGGTGCTGGCGGCAGCCGGCGTGGACACCATGGTCTGCGGCGACGCCTCGGAGGTGAACGACCCGGCGCTGGGCGCGGCGCTCTCACTCGTGCTGCGCGAGGGTGCGACCAACATCCTGCGCCACAGCAGGGCCCGTCTCTGCCGGATCACGCTGAGCACCCATGACGGCATGGTCATGCTCCGGCTCTCCAACGACGGCTACGAGGGCGAGATCGAGGGCGGTGACCCGCTGGGTACCGGCCTGGCGAGTCTGTCGTCGAGGCTCACCGCGTTCGACGGCACACTGACCTGGACCCACGAGGGGGGCTGGTTCCATCTGACCGCCTGTGCTCCGGAATCCGTCGCGTCGTACGGAACGTTCGTGGCGTCCTGA
- a CDS encoding DNA-binding response regulator, with protein MIRVMLAEDMEMIRGAFVALLAGERGIEVVAEVGRGDAVVPTALEHRPDVLVVDIDLPGLDGLSAAAALHEQLPQCRTLVLTALGRPGALQRAMAAGVSGYLLKEAPPKELATAIRRIAAGGRVIDPELALASWESDVSPLTPRETDVLRQAAAGADPAEIARRMHLSTGTVRNYLTSSVTKLHARNRLDAVRIAEQAGWL; from the coding sequence GTGATACGAGTCATGTTGGCCGAGGACATGGAGATGATCCGCGGTGCCTTCGTAGCCCTGCTGGCGGGCGAGCGCGGCATCGAGGTCGTGGCGGAAGTGGGCAGGGGGGACGCCGTCGTGCCGACGGCGCTGGAACACCGGCCGGATGTTCTCGTGGTGGACATCGACCTGCCGGGGCTGGACGGGCTGAGTGCCGCCGCGGCCCTGCACGAACAGTTGCCACAGTGTCGCACACTGGTCCTGACGGCGCTGGGCCGGCCCGGGGCCCTGCAGCGGGCGATGGCCGCGGGCGTCAGCGGTTATCTGCTCAAGGAAGCGCCCCCGAAAGAACTGGCCACGGCCATCCGGCGAATCGCCGCCGGCGGTCGCGTCATCGACCCCGAACTCGCACTGGCCTCCTGGGAAAGCGACGTCAGCCCGCTGACCCCGCGGGAGACGGACGTGCTGCGCCAGGCCGCCGCCGGCGCCGATCCCGCGGAGATAGCCCGCCGTATGCACCTGTCGACCGGCACCGTCCGCAACTACCTGACGTCCTCGGTCACCAAGCTGCACGCGCGCAACCGGCTGGACGCCGTGCGGATCGCCGAGCAGGCGGGCTGGCTGTAG
- a CDS encoding MBL fold metallo-hydrolase codes for MPPQLTEIADDVYAYVQPDGGWCLNNAGLVVAEGEALLVDTAATERRALALREAVKSVSPALPRLLVNTHSHGDHTFGNYLFPEAAVVGHRGTRTEVTQVGMHLTTLWPDVCWGDLELRPPQVTFEDRLTIHVGGTEVHLLHLGPAHTGSDVVVWLPGQRVLFTGDIVMSGATPFCPMGSVAGSLDAVRALRELRPRVVVAGHGPVAGDGLLDTTEGYLLLLQRLAKEGVAAGASVLDVAREAELGSYAELLDAERIVPNLHRAYLEERGAERGRPVDMPALFAEMVEFNGGLPACHA; via the coding sequence ATGCCGCCGCAGCTGACGGAAATCGCCGACGACGTCTACGCCTACGTCCAGCCGGACGGTGGCTGGTGCCTGAACAACGCCGGTCTCGTCGTGGCGGAGGGAGAGGCCCTGCTGGTCGACACCGCCGCCACCGAGCGCCGGGCCCTGGCGCTGCGCGAGGCCGTCAAGAGTGTCAGCCCCGCCCTGCCCCGGCTCCTGGTCAACACCCACTCGCACGGCGACCACACCTTCGGCAACTACCTCTTCCCCGAGGCCGCCGTCGTCGGGCACCGCGGCACCCGGACCGAGGTGACCCAGGTCGGGATGCATCTGACGACACTGTGGCCGGACGTGTGCTGGGGCGATCTGGAACTGCGCCCGCCCCAGGTGACGTTCGAGGACCGGCTCACCATCCATGTGGGCGGCACGGAGGTCCATCTGCTGCACCTGGGCCCCGCCCACACCGGCAGCGACGTCGTGGTGTGGCTGCCCGGGCAGCGCGTCCTGTTCACCGGCGACATCGTGATGTCCGGAGCGACTCCGTTCTGCCCGATGGGATCGGTGGCCGGCTCGCTCGACGCCGTGCGGGCCCTGCGCGAGCTGCGGCCGCGCGTGGTGGTGGCCGGGCACGGACCGGTGGCCGGCGACGGGCTGCTGGACACCACCGAGGGGTATCTGCTGCTGCTCCAGCGGCTGGCCAAGGAAGGCGTGGCGGCCGGAGCCTCCGTCCTGGACGTGGCCCGCGAGGCCGAACTCGGCTCCTACGCCGAGCTGCTGGACGCCGAGCGGATCGTCCCGAACCTGCACCGCGCCTATCTCGAGGAACGCGGGGCCGAGCGCGGCCGCCCGGTGGACATGCCGGCGCTGTTCGCGGAGATGGTGGAGTTCAACGGCGGCCTGCCCGCCTGCCACGCCTGA